The genomic region gtgcgttttctacgtgaatttttccacaaattgatagttttagatatgcaagaaaaaatatcaatcatgtgtttccggtccggataaaaaatccgaccctcgggcacgctgcgtctccggtaactcggcaagcctcgttaccggcttacacgcgtgccctcgggtcgaaGTTTTCTATCCGTAGCgaaaacacatgatagatactaaTAAGTCATATCTACGCATATTCACTTCCAGGTTAATTCCCAGCTTGAAATAAGGGTTTTCCACGGTAAATGATGGTCATTGCTATCCCGAAATAATGAGTCACAACCAACGGCAGCCGCGCAAATATCGTCACTTGCTACCTCTATAGAAGCATTAATAAGTGTCGACTTTCCAGCACCCGATTTGCCAACAACAGCTTTGTCTACAGCTATGTTTTCCATCGATTCAAGTAGAAAAAGAATTTGTGTTCTAGTTCTTGCAAGAGGTCTTGCTAGAACAACTGGTCGCTGTGTTTATTCAGTCTGtccttaaaagaaaaaagacatGTGCCGAGTCTTACACAAACGTACgattaatatttgaatacaaGTCGTCAAATAGGCTCCGATGCATGTTAACATTGTGGCCAGAGAAATTTGAGAAACCGTGACTGTATGTACCATTGACGAGATGGGCTAGATACTGTTTTAACCCAGGACAGATCTTACTATTACACTAATAATAATGACTATCTCGGAAATGTTCTAGAAATGTCTACAGTCATAGGAAAATTCGCCATGGTACTTTTATTtctggaaaaactcatcttacaccccACATGTAAGtgtatattacaaatatttaacactACAAAGATGAAATTTATACACAAGAGCatggttagggttagggttagggttatgATCGAAGAAGAACAACATTAACGCACACaaacacattgaaatattaaaacaagaagTGATGCTTAGTAACTAACAGTCGCACACGGTCATGAATAAGCTGATTGACGGTTTAAATGTACTTGTTCTTATGTCTACCATAAAGAAAATATGGTGATATGATTAATTCAACAGAGCAGCGGTTTGTAAACACAAACTGGTAAACTAATAAACACGATACATTGTACAAGTGTATGTTTGGCATTGTGAATCCTATTAAAGTCACTCGATTGAGGTACTTGTTTGGTTTACCACCCATTGCTCGAACGCTTTGTTCACATTCTGAGCCTCTTTTTCGCACATGTTCAGCAAACGGTTTAATGTATAGAAACAAGCAGGAATGCTAGCCGCTGCAGACACTAAGTGTCCTAAAATGGGAATACTCCCTTTAAGCAGGCTCTCCAACGTTTCAGACAAAATGGTTTCAGCATACATCCTAAGAAAGCATCTCTTGACGCTAAGATAAAATGCGAAGTCATACCGATGTCCTTGTACAACGATTCCAGAGACATACCCATCTTTGCTGCCAGCTGCTCCATCGTTTCCTTATCTGTTCCCAATTGCAACTTGTAAAATCTCACTTCCGTCAGGAGTATTGCAACTTCACAAGCTAATCCAACTCCTGGAATCGGGGTAAGCGATCCAATTGAAGCAAGCAGTGCCTGGTATTTTATCCGCGAACGAAGCGTAGCTACCTTTTCCTTGAGTACGTTCGAACTTAGTGCCGATATCGAAAAGAtcaatgattgttttatgaGTGCGTCGACAATGAGTCTTTCCATCAATTTTTCATAATCAAACAGTCTTGTATCATAGTTGTCTATTAGGAAAATATTGCTTGAACCGACGCCTGCTGATTTTAATTTGTCGGCTGTGTTGCTTCGAATTTCCTGGAGTAGCTTGTCTCGATTGTCTGAACGTGGGTGGGCTCTTTTGTCTGAGCTTATGTCAACGTCTATTTTGGTTCTAACGAAATAGAAATGCTTTTTACGTTTTTCAATCTCGTTAACCAGCCAAAggtcattttccttaaaccgaCACTGTGTAATCAATATGAAGAAGTCGAAACTCTCAAACTGCACAGCTTCCAGGTAAGATTCTTTCGGAAATTTGGGGGTTCCTACACCAGGAAGGTCAGTAAACGATAATGTCTTCTGTCGTGCACTCATTACAGCCTACCTTTGCCGCTGTAGGATCGTCGCCACTTAGTCCAAGCATCGCATTTATAAAGGAGGACTTGCCTGATCCAGATTCACCAATGATAGCAAAccgtataattatattttgccaAAGGTTCAACTCTGAGCTGATCTTCTTCTGCAGAGCAGAAATCCCCCCTGTGCTAAGCGTTTCCTCATATTCCTTTTGCATTTCGTCAGACATGGTTATATGCCCAAAGGAATCCTAAAAGATGTAGAAAAGTTAAAAACAGCTACAAATAGATGAGTCAATTATTTATGTCAAGCGTATTTTACATTAAGTAGTAATATATAACCAATTCAATAAGTTACATGGTTGAGTTATGCTGAAAGAAGATACAAAACCAATGCAAAGTCGAGCAAGCGCTGCATCTTATTTCTGGTGGAAAAACGCCATCAATTCTAGATATCTCAGTGATTCGCCCAAGATGTCCACTTGAAAGTTACGTTTAATGAAGACAGTGTATTAATCGATAGgatgatattatttatatagataATATTTACATACCGTTGTATCCTCATCAGAACCATTCACCACGGCATTCGCTGAAACAGTAACATGTGTATATGCGAGAAACACTGCACATCGTAATAGAGTACAAGTATGTCCTTATCTTCAGTTGCATATCATAATTAGTTTTCGTTTCTAAATAAATAGTGAATAATTGTTtgcttcagtgtaagatcgtaatttATATCACCGACCGAGCaccaaaagttttattttaagagtGTTGTAGtcttttttatcatatgcctaaaatatgtaaaattgtgttgaattgtagtttttcagaaaagcgcaACAAATTGTACACGAACGTTACgccgtcgttgaaattgtgtcacatccctgtgcgcgctgagttaaaaaaataaaacagtgaaaaatatcaaaatgtattttactgATCAATTTCAATAAACCACCGGAACATCGGACAGCGTATACGAGATAGAGAATAACAGGAGGTTTCAGTGAGATATcgattttatttcatcaagTGAGCACCGAAAGTCATATTTCCACGAGTGGCAAAGCCAAAGCTGTTTCAAAACAGTgatatatcaaatttatttaattgaccaatctctataaaccaccagaaaaCATGAACtaaaatagggttattagtactgcgttttgatccgggaggttgtattccaGGCGAGTGAATTTTTCcgattcggatttcacgaggcgcaagcCGAATCGGCAATAAACCGGCACAAAAgttgaaggaatttgatacagGGTCATCTAAGAAAGCTCCCTGTGAAGTTAAAATCGGGTCAGTGgcttatgaaaacaaaattttcaTCAGGTCAGTGGcttatgaaaagaaaatgttcaaagtGTTTCCTTTcgattgccatggcaaccacaGTTCTGGATGGAACCAcgtttattgaaatgaatctGGAAGAGGAACCCAAGGAAGTTCCTGTGGAGTTGATTGAAATAGTCCCAGTGGTTTAGGAAAAGTatttgtttgaaggaaaatgttgacgacggacggacggacggccGGACACTCACTTATTATAATAGCTTAAGGctacaaataaacatatttcaatttaaggTAATGTTTACTAGCACACAAACAAATCGTAAGGCTGATAAATggacttttttaattttgatactGAACGTAACAAACTACTTGTAATGTTTGACTGGAGATTAAGACTCGAGTtagaatataagaaataattgtgttttctgcacaaAGTGGCGTCAGTATttcttgattctacatagtGGCGTCACGATTCTTGATTCTATAGAGTGGCGTCGgtattcttgattctacaaAATGGCGTAAGAAGTTTAAATTCTACACCGTAGCGTCAGGTATCTTAAATCAACAAAGTGGCATCATTATTCTTGGTTCTACGTTGTggcgtcagtattcttgattctgCATGGTGGCGTCAGTATACTTGATAATACGAATCTACGTTAGTCTTCTTAACTCGACAAAGAGATGTCAGTATTCTTGATTATACATTGTAGCATCAGGATTCTCGATTCCTAAGCGTGGCATCAGACTTTTCTTGGACCTACACAATGACGACAATTTTCTTCATTCTCCACAGTGGCGTTAGTATTTTATATTCTACATAGTTGCGTCattattcttgcataccggacatgtgtttccggtcatgtgaccagtgctggaaaaacccacaGGCAGCAGTTACGTTGACAGGACCCACCTTATGGCCACCCCCCtctaaaaaaatagtaaaaacaagagctgtcacagtatgtgatgaatgcccccgaatgtgacattgaacaaggtcagtagatgaaaagttgatcttgcctttacgtgtcaaatacatatggcaagttattttaaattgcctctgaacataaaaaataccacccatacttgacaacctacaatgttatgtccttatattcagaattcccttgtgaataagcacttagtgtatctttcaccttagaggtagggacttgggtcttgcacacgacacgtcgtcttcgtatgtggaacacatgtagcaggttattttaaaatctgtccatacaagagaaagttacagcccggacacgacaacctatactctatgtccttgtatgcagcactccattgtgaataaacactaagtgtgaccttgacctttgaggtagggacacgggtcttgcacgcgacacgacgtcttggtatgtggaacacatttggcaagttattttaaaatctgtccatacaagggaaagttacagccgggacacgacaacctatactctatgtccttatatgcagcactccattgtgaataaaaactaagtgtgaccttgacctttgaggtagggacacgggtcttgcacacgacacgtcgtcttggtatgtggaacacatgtggcaagttattttaaaatctgtccatacaagggaaaattacagcccggacacgacaacctatactctatgtccttatatgcagcactccattgtgaataaacactaagtgtgaccttgacttccatacaagggaaagttacagagccggacggacggacggatggacggacggacggacggacggacggacagacggacggacggtgcgatattaatatgcccaccttcgggggcataaaaataatttcaagaccAAAAATGATTGGAACATgatcatttatcataaaaacataaatatcaaccaaaaatTCCACTATTTGTTTCCCccaatatttacttttattatgtAGTAAAGGTTGACATGTGAAGGCCCTCGTACGTAGGGTGGTGTTTTTGAAAAGCACGTAACTAACTTATTTTTCAACCAATTTTCTCCAAATAACTTGTCTCTGTCTttgtttatatgaacaaagagtaaataaaaatcgatCCTTTTAATCTGgttgagccaacgaggatatcgagccatgagatatcgagccaacgagtttcgactgtataataatagtaaatattGGGGAAAAAAATTAGTGGAatttttggttgatatttatgtttttatgataaatgatcATGTTCCAATCATTTTTGgtcttgaatttttttaaatatttttttagaggGGGGTGGCCATAGGGTGGGTCCTGTCAACGTGCCTGCTGCCTGGGAAAAACCCATCTGACACCacccccccatgtaagatgagtcacgcgcaacaacgcgccacttcttatttcttttattgtatggtttatgaaaagtatattgtgccgtttcaataaagagcaaacaaatatatatgtttacaagaCTTcgatttaaaattgaaaataaataatcgtaaaaaatgCGATTtttacttattcaaaataactaCGCGCTATGACGTCAGTTAACAACgccgcacgcgctttttggtgcaattgtacaaaagttcgttttcaacgtcattctttccacaaattgataaatttagatactCGGCAAACCTCGTTACAGGCTTACGCATGTGCCcacgggtcggatttttctatccgtaccgaatacacatgatagatacttataatatttattatacatattggTGTCAGTATTCTAGATTTAATTCAGTATTCTTTATCCTACATAGTTgcgtcattatttttttatcgtaCACAGTGGCGTCAGTGTTCTTAATTGTACATAGTGACGTCTGTATTCTTGGTTATACATAGTGGAGTTAGTATTCTTCATTCTACATAGTGGCGTCAGTATCGATTTATAATATTGAGTGGCGTCAGTATTCTTAAATCTTCATAGTGGCGTCAGTTTTCTTGATTCGATTCAGTGgcgtttgtatttttatcacaCATAGTAGcgtcattatttttatcaaacatagtggtgtcagtatttttttattctacGTAGTTGCTTCAGTATTCTTCGTTCTATATAGTGGCATCAGTATTATTCATTCTACAAAGTGGCGTCAGTATTCTTGGTTCTTCAAAACGGCGTCACTAATCTTCATTCTACTAAGTAGCGTCAGTATAGATTAATTATATTGAGTGGCGTTAGCATTATTCAGTCTACATAAAGGtgtcagtattcttgattcgATTAAGTggcgtcagtattcttgattcgATTAAGTGGCATCAGTATTCTTGATTCGATTAAGTGGCATCAGTATTCCTGATTCGATTAAGTGGCATCAGTATTCTTGATTCGATTAAGTGATATCAGTATTCTTGATTCGATTAAGTGGCGTCAGTATTATTCATTCGATTAAGCGGCATCAGTATTCTTGATTCGATTAAGTggcgtcagtattcttgattcgATTAAGTTGTATTAGTTTTCTTGATTCTACAAACTGGCGTCAGTATTTTGAATTCTACATATTGGCACTGATGTTCTTGATTCTACATATTGGCGTCAGTATGTTTGGTTCCACATAATGGCGAAAGTATATACGTATCTATAATGTTTCCGGTACGGaaagaaaaatccgacccgaggccATGCAGcatgcccgagggtcggatttttcaatCCGAACCGGAaatacatgattgatattttttcttgcatatttaaaattatcaattcgTGGAAAAATTAAGGTAAAAAACGCACTTAtgtacatttcatcaaaaagcgcgtgcgacgttgtttactgacgtcatcaagcgcagtaattttaaatcactattgactAAATGAGTTCTTTATCCTTTATAGGCATattataaaaactatttcacctcgtgaacatcAAAAGTAGATATTTCACACGTTGCTTTCCTGCTTTAGGTGTTCactgtattaaatatattgcgatcttacgctcaaacaaacaattattctctaTATAAACAGCATTAAAACTTGTGCAAAAACCATATGATTTTTATATTGCAATGGTATGCAATGTAGAAATTTACCCTTAGTTGTTACTGGTTAAGTTAAAACTTATAATTTGGTGATGCTATTTTTGTGTGTAATTGGTGATATAAATGACGAATATTACCAGTCCTAGGCGCATCTTTAACATCGTCCTCCATAGCTAGCCAAACGCACAAATACCAAATCGTTCAAATTGTTAGTGTCAGCTGCATCCAGTCGAGCATCTGAAATATACGTCAAGTGAAGACCATTACTTTACCACACTGGTGTATGGACATCTATATGAAATAGTTGGTTTATCTGAAGGATAAGCagaagtttacattttttaccaccccagataagtagatccaaatatttgggcatgctggaaatccttatcttgccctcgggcaaagataaaaaagttaccGTATGGAAGATTggagaaaaggcatctaccatggccgctcgtgtaagataggttcatcccgattCATGTGCATGGTGTTTTGCTGAAACTCGGTAGACCTCGTTTCGGCAAAATGAACTACGCTCGGGCTGTTATGAACCTTTCTTACATGAGCGGTGATGGAAGATACTGATAGTCTCTACCCAGCCGATGGAACCCCTTGGTCATGCTACTAGACTTTGCGGATGGTAGTTCCTACACAGTGGTACTGCTGGAATTCTCTGACTTCCGACGCTGTTTCGTTTATGCTAACTAAATATTTCTGATTTTGCTGCTTGAGGTATTTTCTCGAGAGTCTTATGTTAGCAACCATTGTGCAACCCAACATTTCCGCGGCCCAATTGAGAATTAGTGGTAAACCACTTAACCTCTAACTagtaaatgaaacaagaattaGTTTGAACAAACTCCGTAATCtctttctttatataaatatataaagtctAATGCACTTTGAATGTACTTAAATGTTACCCGAATTTTATAGTCTCCGTGAAGTCAATTCGGCACGTCGTTTACCGGCAAAACTAATGACGGGAGTAATGTATTGAGATTAATAgaaacatgaattattttctttcGCCCCAGATAAGTTGATCCCAATATTTGGCCAAGCTTTTACCGCTaacaatgtgccctaaaactttaacctaagttcctaagtcatAATGGGTCCAAAATTTGTATTCATGATGAAATggtgttatgtaacctaattgtaagACGGTAATCAATAatatgtgcgtgaagttagcaccgtagcaccgtatcaccatatcaccgcggtgatgcggtgctagcaccgtatcTCCATATATTGTCAGATCAGTATACTAGTAGTATTAAGAGTCTCTTATTCCTGGATATGACACCTATAACACTGTGGGGGCAAGACCTAACCATAGGTAAAAGTTGCatgtgaataacctaggattttaggccgGCAATGCCGTATTTGAATATAGGCACATAATGGCTATTCGCCACATAGTCAGTAAAAAAACACGCCGAAACgttggtttataattaaaagtaaagtatacGTGTTATTTTTTGGGTTACTCATTTAACCACATAGTCAGTAACTCATATACAGGGGAAACCTTAAAATCAGCGATGGGACCATAGCGATCAATGTCACCGTGTAGCCAAAACATGGCCATGGGTGATAGAACATGTTAATTTCCTAGGAATTCAGGCTGAATAGGCGGAATAAGGAGATGACATAGGTTCCAAATGACTATTTATCGCATAAAATGGTATAactatggtgcggaaacctctAAATGAGCATGGAGACCATAACGACCTATGTCATCGTGTAGCCGAGGACTAGGCCTAGGTAATAGTATTtgtgaataacctaggattttagacAGGCTTTGCGGTAGAGGAACATAGAATAGACCCCCAATGTCTATTTGCCGCATATTCATTAACTGGTTATGGCACGGTCactttaaaacaagcaaggggaccatatcGACATATGTCACCATGTAGCCGAGCCCTAGTCCTAgttgatagtacatatgaataacctaggattttaagcaggctatgcgagatacgtacatggaaaaggctcccaatgcctatttgcctcttATAAAAGACATGTTTTGGTGCAAAAACCATAAAACGAGAAACgtgaccaaagcgacctatgtcaccatgtagcagagacctagtcctaggtgatagtacatatgactAACGTAGGATTTTatgcaggctatgcgagatagggacttagaaaaggctcccaatgtataTTTTCCTCATAtccattacatgttatggtgcaaaaaccttcaaacaagcaaggggacccTAGCGCCCTATATCAGTGTGaatcttagacctagtcctaggtgatagtacatatgaattacctaggattttaggtaggCTATGAGTGATAGGGGCATGGAAAAGTCTCCCAATGGCTATttccctcatattcattacatgttattgtgcaaacaccttaaaacgagcaaggggaccaaagcgacctatgtcagctcgttgcttagatCTTTTTCTAGGTggtagtacatatgaattatctaggattttaggcaggctatgcaatATAGGGACATGGGAAAGGCCCcttatgcctatttgcctcatattcattacatgttttggtgaagaaaccttaaaacgagcaaggggaccatagcgacctatgccagttcgttgcttagacctattcctaggtgatagtacatatgaattacctaggattttaggcagattgtggcagaaagtgacatggaaaaggctccaaatgcctatttttacctcatattcattaaatgttatggtgcagaaacctaagaacgagcaaggggaccatagcgacctatgtcagctcgttgcttgaacctagtcctagatgatagtacatatgaattacctaggattttaggcaggctatgtgAGATAGGGACATAAAAAATGCTCTTAATACCAATTTCcctcacatttattacatggtatggtgcagaaacctttaaataattaaggGGACCATACGTCACCATAGCGACCtttgtcagctcgttgcttagaccaagtcctaggtgatagtacatatgaattacctagggttttaggcaggctatgcgatttagggacatggaaaaggctcccaatacCTATATGCCTCTTagtattacatgttatggtgcattaaccttaaaacgagcaaggggaccatagcgaactatgtcagcgtgtggcttagacctagtcctaggtgatagttcatatgaattacctaggattttaggcaggctatacgagatagggGCATGggaaaggctcccaatgcctttttgcctcatattcattacatgttatggtgcagaaaccttaaaacgagcaaggggaccacagcGACCTATGTtagcgtgtagcttagacctaatcCTAGGTGATAGAACATAAGAATTACCTAGAATTTTAGGTAGGCTATGAGTGATAGGggcatggaaaaggctcccaatgcctattttcctcatattcattgcatgttattgtgcaaaaaccttaaaacgagcaaggggaccaaaccGACCTATGCCAgttcgttgcttagacctattcccaggtgatagtacatatgaattatataggattttaggcagattgtgcgagaaAGTGACATagaaaaggctccaaatgcctatttttacctcatattcattaaatgttaatacatggtatggtgcagaaaccattaaataattaagaggaaggggaccataacgacctatgtcagctcgttgcttagacctagtcctaggtgatagtacatatgaattacctaggattttaggcaggctatgcgatatagggacatggaaaaggcttccaatgcctatttgcctcttCTTATTACAAGTTATGGtgcattaaccttaaaacgagcaacgagaccatagcgaactatgtcagTGTGTGACTTAGatctagtcctaggtgatagtacatatgaattacctaggattataggcaggctatacgagataggaacatggaaaaggctcccaatgcctatttgactcatattcattacacgTTATAGTTCAGAatccttaaaacgagcaaggggaccacagcgacctatgtcagcgtgtagcttagacctagtcctaggagatagtacatatgaactatctaggattttaggcagattgtgcgtgatagggacatgggAAAGACttaaaatgcctatttttacctcatattcattacgtgttatgttgcaaaaaccttaaacaagcaaggggaccaaagcgacctatgtcagctcgttgcttagacctagtcctaggtgatagtacatatgaattatctaggattttaggcaggctatgcgatatagggacatgAAAAAGGCCCCTTTtacctatttgcctcatattcattacatgttatggttcaaaaaccttaaaacgagcaaggggaccatagcggcctatgtcagcgtgtagcttagacctagtcctaggtgatagtatgtataaattacctacgattttaggcagattgtgcgagatagggacatggaaaagactCTGAATGCCTATAATAACCtcttattcattaaatgttatggtgcagaaaccttaaaacgagcacggGGACCATTGCGACCTATGTCAGTTCGTTgcttgaacctagtcctagatcAT from Mya arenaria isolate MELC-2E11 chromosome 3, ASM2691426v1 harbors:
- the LOC128227865 gene encoding interferon-inducible GTPase 1-like: MEDDVKDAPRTANAVVNGSDEDTTDSFGHITMSDEMQKEYEETLSTGGISALQKKISSELNLWQNIIIRFAIIGESGSGKSSFINAMLGLSGDDPTAAKVGCNECTTEDIIVY